From the genome of Phycisphaerae bacterium, one region includes:
- a CDS encoding winged helix-turn-helix transcriptional regulator → MRDPSTDNLVAAALLKAFSHPTRLAILQELIAGPKCVTDMEEILPARQANISQHLAVLRHAQLVDYAQDGALRCYYLCRPKLVEDMLTLVARNDQAVKRTSAEIQADKDRLAAALARSAAPDKKATKLRRGSVRAK, encoded by the coding sequence ATGCGCGATCCATCCACCGACAACTTGGTCGCCGCCGCACTGCTGAAGGCGTTTTCTCACCCGACGCGGCTGGCCATCTTGCAGGAACTGATTGCTGGTCCAAAGTGCGTAACGGACATGGAGGAGATTCTCCCCGCACGGCAAGCCAACATCTCGCAGCACTTGGCTGTGCTGCGCCACGCCCAACTTGTTGACTACGCTCAGGACGGTGCGCTGCGTTGCTACTACCTCTGCCGCCCGAAGTTGGTCGAAGACATGCTCACTCTCGTCGCTCGGAATGACCAGGCTGTAAAACGGACCTCGGCCGAAATCCAAGCCGACAAGGACCGATTGGCCGCTGCGCTCGCGCGTTCCGCAGCCCCGGACAAAAAGGCGACCAAGCTACGTCGAGGGAGCGTCCGAGCAAAATGA
- a CDS encoding heavy metal translocating P-type ATPase: MGDTNIRHFRIAGMDCAEEVAVLKRELGPLVGGEERLSFDVLRGRLTLSAEASDVGSRQVMDAVAKTGMRAEPWSEASSDAARTGLWQRWGRAALTGLSGMAIAVAVTLHAWLTGSVTAAFGAESTTVPWAVRIVYGLAVVSGAWVVAPKAWYAARRLRPDMNLLMMVAVLGAALIGEWFEAAAVAFLFSLSLLLESWSVGRARRAVAALMDLAPPTVRLRTGDGEESLVAPDEVSVGATFIVKPGERIPLDGEVLEGSSHVNQAPITGESKPVVKQAAASVFAGTINGDGALLIRSSKPVGETTLANIFRLVGEAHSRKAPSEQWVEKFARVYTPGVMATALAVLLVPPVLFGGSWEYWLYNALVLLVIACPCALVISTPVSIVASLTAAARQGVLVKGGVFIEAPARLQAIAFDKTGTLTQGKPSVVEVIPLNGHDEAELMERALALESRSEHPSAHAIVEYATQKGIKASPADDFQVIQGKGAEGHFNGRLFWLGSHRYLEERGQEIQQIHDRLEEMAGTGRSVVVVGNEEHVCGLIGLADTIRPTTRHTLERLREAGVQHLIMLTGDNAPTARVIAEQVGLTEFRAELLPEDKIAAVETLVSEYGNVAMVGDGVNDAPALARASVGIAMGAAGTDAAIETADIALMTDDLSRLPWLIQHSRRTLTIIRQNISFSLAIKALFVGLTFFGMASLWAAIAADMGASLLVIFNGLRLLHPGNVNAQS; encoded by the coding sequence ATGGGCGACACGAACATCCGTCATTTTCGCATAGCGGGCATGGACTGCGCCGAAGAAGTCGCCGTCCTCAAACGCGAGCTGGGACCGCTGGTTGGAGGAGAGGAGCGACTTTCCTTCGATGTGCTGCGCGGGCGGCTGACGCTGTCTGCTGAGGCATCGGACGTCGGCTCGCGACAAGTGATGGATGCTGTGGCAAAAACAGGGATGCGCGCCGAACCGTGGAGCGAGGCGTCTTCAGACGCTGCACGGACGGGATTGTGGCAGCGTTGGGGACGTGCGGCGCTGACGGGCTTGAGCGGCATGGCCATTGCCGTCGCCGTCACGCTGCATGCATGGCTCACCGGCAGTGTGACGGCGGCCTTCGGCGCGGAATCGACGACCGTTCCGTGGGCAGTGAGGATTGTTTACGGGCTGGCGGTTGTGTCCGGCGCTTGGGTCGTCGCCCCGAAGGCCTGGTACGCCGCGCGGCGGCTCCGGCCGGACATGAATCTGCTGATGATGGTCGCTGTGCTGGGCGCGGCGTTGATCGGAGAGTGGTTCGAGGCGGCTGCCGTCGCTTTCCTTTTCTCGCTTTCGTTGCTGCTGGAATCGTGGAGCGTCGGTCGGGCACGACGTGCCGTGGCGGCACTAATGGACCTAGCGCCGCCGACCGTCCGGCTTCGTACCGGCGACGGCGAGGAATCGCTGGTCGCGCCGGATGAGGTTTCGGTAGGTGCGACATTCATCGTCAAGCCGGGCGAACGCATCCCGCTCGATGGCGAAGTGCTGGAAGGCAGCAGCCACGTTAACCAGGCTCCAATTACGGGCGAAAGCAAACCCGTTGTTAAACAGGCCGCAGCGAGCGTTTTCGCTGGGACGATCAATGGTGATGGGGCCTTGCTGATCCGCTCTAGCAAGCCGGTTGGTGAGACCACGCTGGCGAATATTTTCCGCTTGGTCGGTGAAGCGCACTCGCGGAAAGCGCCGTCGGAACAGTGGGTGGAAAAGTTTGCCCGCGTTTATACGCCGGGAGTCATGGCAACAGCGCTGGCCGTCCTGCTGGTTCCGCCGGTGTTGTTCGGCGGCTCCTGGGAATACTGGCTCTATAATGCCTTGGTTTTGCTCGTCATCGCGTGCCCTTGCGCTTTGGTGATTTCAACTCCCGTCAGTATTGTCGCCAGCCTCACGGCGGCGGCACGGCAAGGGGTCTTGGTGAAAGGGGGCGTCTTCATTGAAGCGCCGGCCCGGTTGCAGGCCATCGCTTTCGACAAGACGGGAACGCTGACGCAAGGCAAGCCTAGCGTCGTGGAAGTCATTCCTTTGAATGGGCACGACGAAGCCGAACTCATGGAACGAGCACTTGCTTTGGAATCACGGAGTGAACACCCCTCGGCCCACGCGATTGTCGAGTACGCCACACAGAAAGGAATCAAGGCGTCTCCAGCCGATGACTTCCAGGTGATTCAAGGGAAGGGTGCTGAAGGGCACTTTAATGGAAGGCTGTTCTGGCTCGGATCGCACCGCTACCTGGAGGAGCGTGGGCAAGAAATCCAGCAGATCCATGACCGGCTTGAAGAGATGGCGGGGACGGGGCGTTCGGTCGTGGTTGTCGGCAACGAGGAGCATGTGTGTGGATTGATTGGGCTGGCCGATACGATCCGCCCTACCACACGCCACACCCTCGAACGGCTCCGAGAGGCCGGAGTCCAACATCTCATCATGCTGACGGGCGATAATGCCCCAACTGCCCGAGTAATCGCGGAACAGGTAGGGCTGACGGAATTCCGCGCCGAATTGCTCCCCGAAGACAAGATCGCGGCCGTCGAAACCCTGGTTTCCGAGTACGGTAATGTGGCGATGGTTGGTGATGGCGTCAACGACGCCCCGGCTTTGGCGCGGGCTTCGGTGGGGATCGCGATGGGAGCCGCCGGAACGGATGCCGCCATCGAAACGGCCGACATTGCCTTGATGACCGACGACCTATCGCGATTGCCCTGGTTGATCCAACACTCTCGGCGCACGCTGACGATCATTCGCCAGAACATTTCGTTTTCACTGGCGATAAAGGCTCTCTTCGTCGGCCTGACGTTCTTCGGAATGGCATCGCTATGGGCGGCAATCGCAGCAGACATGGGAGCATCGTTGCTCGTCATCTTCAATGGCCTGCGGCTGCTCCATCCGGGCAATGTGAATGCACAGAGTTGA
- a CDS encoding TolC family protein — translation MADDVSTKRLRRWRWCRAAISLFGAWVTLAAIVDGQCAHGQQPVVSAAPQPPILPTPEPETVPPGTPQRLLQLADLEHMAMNANPAIIRASALVGAARGNLVQVGLPPNPTVGYDGQQLGSGGRAEQHGITFSQEIVRGGKLRLNRAVAEQEMARAQQELAVAQQRVLTDVRVDFYQVLLAQRQIDLTETLVRISRQGASAVDALVKAKEGTRADVLQAQLEVENAQVLARNARNRHDAAWRGLSAIVGQPDLPQQALDGDAYAPPKEIEFHDALGRLQSTSPEVAAAMSEISRARAALERARVEPIPNVNVQGLINVVDNGIAGKPDAGVAVSIPIPVFNRNQGAVLKAQHEIAAAEQALQQLELGLQTRLAPVFERYDNARNQVERYRQAILPAAQESLELTRKMYEAGEANFLSLLTAQRTFSQTNLNYLEAVRELRVSETEIEGLLLRDSLINGPAR, via the coding sequence ATGGCCGATGATGTTTCCACAAAACGCCTTAGGCGATGGCGTTGGTGTCGCGCTGCGATTTCTCTATTTGGTGCTTGGGTTACTCTCGCCGCGATTGTTGATGGGCAATGCGCACATGGCCAGCAACCTGTGGTGAGCGCCGCTCCACAGCCACCCATCTTGCCGACGCCGGAACCTGAGACAGTTCCTCCTGGAACGCCGCAGCGCTTGCTACAACTGGCGGACTTGGAGCACATGGCCATGAACGCGAACCCGGCAATCATCCGGGCGTCGGCGCTCGTCGGCGCAGCACGCGGGAACCTCGTGCAAGTAGGTTTGCCGCCGAATCCGACCGTTGGCTATGACGGCCAACAACTGGGGAGTGGTGGACGCGCCGAACAGCACGGGATCACGTTCAGCCAGGAAATTGTCCGTGGCGGTAAACTGCGGCTGAATCGGGCCGTGGCGGAACAAGAGATGGCCCGCGCTCAGCAAGAACTGGCGGTCGCGCAGCAACGCGTGCTCACGGATGTGCGGGTAGACTTTTACCAAGTGCTACTGGCGCAGCGGCAGATTGACCTCACTGAGACCTTGGTCCGAATCAGCAGGCAGGGAGCGAGCGCGGTTGATGCGCTGGTCAAAGCGAAGGAAGGGACACGCGCGGACGTGCTACAGGCTCAACTCGAAGTTGAGAATGCCCAAGTTCTCGCGCGCAATGCCCGCAACCGGCATGACGCGGCGTGGCGAGGCCTCAGCGCCATTGTTGGTCAACCCGACTTGCCGCAGCAGGCCCTTGACGGAGATGCCTATGCGCCGCCAAAGGAGATCGAATTCCACGACGCCTTGGGGCGATTGCAATCGACAAGCCCTGAAGTCGCCGCGGCAATGAGTGAAATTAGCCGGGCCCGCGCCGCGCTTGAACGGGCACGCGTCGAGCCCATTCCCAATGTCAACGTGCAGGGGCTAATCAACGTCGTTGACAACGGCATTGCCGGCAAACCAGATGCAGGAGTTGCCGTATCGATACCGATTCCTGTGTTCAATCGCAACCAAGGGGCAGTTCTCAAGGCTCAGCATGAAATCGCCGCTGCGGAACAGGCGCTTCAGCAACTCGAACTGGGCCTGCAAACGCGGCTGGCCCCCGTTTTCGAGCGTTATGACAACGCCCGAAATCAAGTGGAGCGTTACCGCCAGGCGATTTTGCCTGCGGCCCAAGAGTCGTTAGAACTCACTCGCAAAATGTACGAAGCGGGCGAGGCAAACTTTCTCTCGCTCTTGACAGCGCAACGGACGTTTTCGCAGACCAATCTGAACTACCTAGAAGCAGTGCGCGAACTGCGAGTTTCAGAGACCGAAATTGAAGGCTTGCTCCTCCGCGATAGTCTTATTAACGGGCCGGCAAGGTAG
- a CDS encoding ABC transporter ATP-binding protein gives MYSLTNVQKHYTKRGQQVTALCDVSLEIESGEYLALVGASGSGKTTLLSILGAMLAPSDGVLHFDGQSLYQMTVRERASLRRQRFGFVFQTFNLIPYLTALENVQAPMMLCGIPKADQACKAAGLLDRFDLGDRMHHRPSELSVGQQQRVALARTLANDPRIILADEPTGNLDPQTRDVVLATLDSFHREGRTIIVVTHDPAVAKRAQRRLSLSSGSIVDDSSCVLSKCA, from the coding sequence ATGTACTCTTTAACGAACGTTCAAAAACATTACACAAAGCGTGGCCAGCAGGTCACCGCATTGTGCGATGTCAGCTTGGAGATCGAGTCCGGAGAGTATCTGGCTCTGGTCGGCGCGAGCGGCAGCGGAAAGACGACATTGCTATCGATTCTCGGAGCCATGCTCGCACCAAGCGACGGAGTGCTCCACTTTGATGGGCAATCGCTCTATCAGATGACGGTTCGCGAACGTGCCAGCCTCCGGCGGCAGCGGTTTGGGTTCGTGTTTCAGACGTTCAATCTGATTCCCTACCTGACAGCACTGGAAAACGTGCAAGCGCCGATGATGCTCTGCGGCATCCCTAAGGCCGACCAGGCATGCAAAGCCGCCGGGTTGCTCGATCGGTTCGATCTGGGCGACCGCATGCACCATCGACCATCGGAGTTGAGTGTGGGACAACAGCAGCGCGTGGCGTTGGCCCGAACGCTGGCAAATGACCCCCGCATCATTCTAGCGGACGAGCCAACTGGAAACCTCGATCCGCAGACGCGAGACGTGGTGCTGGCGACGCTCGATAGCTTCCACCGCGAGGGCCGCACGATCATCGTCGTGACCCACGATCCGGCGGTGGCCAAGCGTGCCCAGCGGCGGCTCTCGCTATCAAGTGGCTCCATCGTGGATGACTCTTCCTGTGTCTTGAGCAAATGCGCGTAG